A DNA window from Desulfovibrio sp. contains the following coding sequences:
- the trpB gene encoding tryptophan synthase subunit beta codes for MKDSYFGEFGGCFVPELLMPPLMEVEAAMRDIYPTDKFQAELKDLLFNYAGRETPLTYCPTLSGELGFDLWLKREDLLHTGAHKVNNTLGQALLAKYMGKTALVAETGAGQHGVATAAAAARLGMECTIYMGAEDVVRQAPNVMRMKLLGATVHAVESGTRTLKDAINEALRAWIGSQKTTHYCFGTAAGPHPFPKLVRMLQSVIGRETRAQMLERTGRLPDAVVACVGGGSNAIGMFHPFVDDASVRIIGVEAAGTGETGCFNSAPLNLGTPGVLHGAYSMLLQNEDGQVEPSHSISAGLDYPGVGPEHSWLQKIGRVHYGMVKDANALNAFQRLCRAEGILPALESSHALAWVLDHSQEFKKGDQVVVNLSGRGDKDLGIVNKALGFAAQGQEEV; via the coding sequence ATGAAAGACAGTTACTTTGGTGAGTTCGGCGGCTGCTTTGTTCCCGAACTGCTTATGCCGCCCCTTATGGAAGTGGAAGCGGCCATGCGCGACATTTATCCCACCGATAAGTTTCAGGCAGAGCTGAAAGACCTGCTGTTCAATTATGCCGGGCGCGAAACGCCGCTGACCTATTGCCCCACGCTTTCGGGCGAGCTGGGTTTTGACTTGTGGCTCAAGCGCGAAGATCTGCTGCACACAGGTGCTCACAAGGTCAACAACACCCTTGGGCAGGCCCTGCTTGCCAAGTACATGGGCAAAACAGCCCTGGTGGCGGAAACCGGCGCGGGCCAGCACGGCGTTGCCACGGCGGCGGCCGCCGCCAGGCTGGGCATGGAATGCACCATCTATATGGGCGCGGAAGACGTGGTGCGTCAGGCCCCCAACGTCATGCGCATGAAGCTGCTGGGCGCTACCGTGCATGCGGTGGAAAGCGGCACCCGTACCCTCAAGGACGCCATCAACGAAGCCTTGCGTGCCTGGATCGGCAGCCAGAAAACAACCCACTACTGCTTTGGCACCGCTGCCGGGCCGCACCCCTTCCCCAAGCTGGTGCGCATGCTGCAAAGCGTCATTGGCCGCGAAACCCGCGCCCAGATGCTGGAAAGAACCGGGCGGCTGCCTGATGCCGTGGTGGCTTGCGTGGGCGGCGGCTCCAACGCCATAGGCATGTTCCATCCCTTTGTGGATGACGCCAGCGTGCGCATCATCGGCGTGGAGGCGGCAGGCACGGGCGAGACGGGCTGCTTCAATTCCGCCCCGTTGAATCTTGGCACCCCCGGCGTGCTGCACGGTGCGTACAGCATGCTGCTGCAAAACGAAGACGGTCAGGTTGAACCCTCGCACTCCATTTCTGCCGGACTGGATTATCCCGGTGTGGGGCCGGAACATTCGTGGCTGCAAAAAATCGGGCGCGTCCATTACGGCATGGTCAAGGACGCCAACGCGCTCAACGCCTTCCAGCGCCTGTGCCGCGCAGAGGGCATCCTGCCCGCGCTTGAATCTTCACACGCTCTTGCCTGGGTGCTCGACCACTCGCAGGAATTCAAAAAGGGCGATCAGGTGGTGGTGAACCTGTCTGGTCGCGGCG
- a CDS encoding phosphoribosylanthranilate isomerase has translation MLIKFCGLTRQGDVDHAASLGAAMCGFIFHPRSPRGVTVAQAAALDSGSMLRVGVFVNQGSDEIRRIMDEARLDYAQLHGHQSVECARAIGAERVIRVLWPDRYTHRALLYNDLQRNAEACAYYLLDAGLKGGGSGHKLDWSDLASLRPAHPWLLAGGLSAANVAMAVGMCAPAGVDFNSGVEDAPGCKNREKMAAAFMAANSKGNGYSL, from the coding sequence ATGCTGATCAAGTTCTGCGGCCTCACACGGCAAGGGGATGTTGACCATGCGGCCAGCCTTGGTGCTGCCATGTGCGGTTTTATCTTTCATCCCCGCAGCCCGCGCGGCGTGACCGTTGCGCAGGCTGCAGCCTTGGACAGTGGCTCCATGCTGCGGGTAGGCGTTTTTGTGAACCAGGGTTCGGACGAAATCCGGCGCATCATGGACGAGGCCCGGCTTGACTACGCGCAACTGCACGGTCACCAGAGTGTGGAATGCGCCCGCGCCATCGGCGCGGAGCGCGTCATTCGGGTGCTCTGGCCCGACCGTTACACCCACCGCGCTTTGTTGTACAATGATTTACAACGCAATGCCGAAGCCTGCGCCTATTACCTGCTTGACGCGGGCTTGAAAGGTGGCGGCAGCGGGCACAAGCTGGACTGGTCTGATCTGGCCAGCCTGCGCCCGGCGCATCCCTGGCTGCTTGCCGGGGGATTGAGCGCAGCCAATGTGGCAATGGCCGTAGGCATGTGCGCGCCTGCCGGGGTGGATTTCAATTCCGGCGTGGAAGACGCGCCGGGGTGTAAAAACAGGGAAAAAATGGCGGCTGCATTTATGGCCGCAAACTCCAAAGGCAATGGGTATTCACTATGA
- a CDS encoding indole-3-glycerol-phosphate synthase, with protein MLLERFRKAKEAEVEALRALEAQGALPAVYEGQRPDFAAALTLRAPGCPLAVVAEYKRASPSRGVICESLAVEDVARQYAAAGASAVSVLTEETFFRGRLEYLACAADPALYSGPRVPLLRKDFIFDPLQVRATAATPASALLLIVRLTPDAATLRALREQAESYGIQAVVEIFDAEDLRLARESGARIIQVNARDLESLTIDRDACLKLIQACPPANGELWIAASGMSSAEHLRAAAAAGYHAALVGSALMEGGAPGEALAALLGATAKTEGDCTC; from the coding sequence ATGCTGCTTGAGCGTTTTCGCAAAGCCAAGGAGGCTGAGGTCGAGGCCCTGCGAGCGCTGGAAGCTCAGGGCGCTCTGCCAGCGGTGTATGAAGGGCAGCGGCCAGATTTTGCAGCGGCCTTAACCCTCCGCGCGCCCGGCTGCCCCCTGGCTGTGGTGGCGGAGTACAAGCGGGCCTCGCCTTCGCGCGGCGTGATCTGCGAGAGTCTGGCTGTGGAAGATGTGGCGCGCCAGTATGCCGCCGCTGGGGCCAGCGCAGTATCGGTGCTGACGGAAGAGACGTTTTTTCGCGGGCGGCTGGAATATCTGGCCTGCGCCGCCGACCCGGCGCTCTACAGTGGGCCGCGTGTGCCCCTGCTGCGCAAGGATTTTATTTTTGATCCTTTGCAGGTGCGGGCCACGGCGGCCACGCCAGCCTCGGCCCTGTTGCTCATCGTGCGGCTGACGCCGGATGCCGCGACCTTGCGGGCCCTGCGTGAACAGGCGGAGAGCTACGGTATTCAGGCGGTGGTGGAAATATTTGATGCGGAAGATCTGCGCCTTGCCCGCGAGAGCGGGGCGCGCATCATACAGGTCAATGCCCGCGATCTGGAAAGCCTGACCATTGACCGCGATGCCTGCCTGAAATTGATACAGGCCTGCCCGCCAGCCAATGGCGAACTGTGGATTGCAGCCAGCGGCATGAGCAGCGCGGAGCATCTACGGGCAGCGGCAGCTGCGGGGTATCATGCCGCCCTTGTGGGCAGCGCCCTGATGGAAGGCGGCGCACCGGGCGAGGCCTTGGCGGCCCTGCTGGGAGCCACAGCCAAAACTGAGGGAGATTGCACATGCTGA
- the trpD gene encoding anthranilate phosphoribosyltransferase: MFLLIDNYDSFTYNLVQAFYALGHKPVVLRNDDPAVLDMAVNPELSMVCISPGPGHPADAGLCPEFLKRLSPRIPVLGVCLGHQLLGLHAGAKVEVGPCIMHGKQSEIVHDGTGMFLGLPNPMRVGRYHSLVVRADEDAENPRFTVTARAPEGEVMALRYNDRPWVGVQFHPESVLTPDGLRLLGNFPQSILGTGAETSDFSGILERLARKEDLSAEMAAAGFAALMDGKMTPAQAGGFLMGLRMKGESALELAHATRAALARAVRVDGISGTTIDVVGTGGDGRHSFNCSTASSLTLAGMGYRVVKHGNRAVSSKCGSADALEALGITLEKDPASVAEMVKKRNFAFIFAPYFHPSFANIGPVRKEMGVRTLFNILGPMINPARPSHLLMGVARPELVELVAETLMQSPLHRAAVVCGSGNYDEVTPIGPTKMALLHNGKVTPMMLDPQEFGIASCAVEDLAVSGKEEAVAVLKDILNGHGPRAMMDMVVLNVGLAIYLLEEKMDMALCMARAREAVSAGVGRKVLNAA, from the coding sequence ATGTTTCTGCTCATCGATAATTACGACTCCTTTACCTACAATCTTGTGCAGGCTTTTTACGCCTTGGGCCACAAGCCCGTGGTGCTGCGCAACGATGACCCTGCCGTGCTGGACATGGCGGTGAACCCCGAACTTTCCATGGTCTGCATTTCGCCCGGGCCGGGGCATCCCGCCGATGCGGGGCTGTGCCCCGAATTCCTCAAGCGCCTCAGCCCGCGCATTCCCGTACTGGGCGTGTGCCTTGGACATCAGCTTTTGGGGCTGCATGCCGGGGCCAAGGTTGAGGTCGGCCCGTGCATCATGCACGGCAAGCAGTCAGAAATCGTGCACGATGGCACGGGCATGTTTCTGGGCCTGCCCAACCCCATGCGCGTGGGCCGCTACCATTCCCTTGTGGTGCGCGCCGATGAAGACGCGGAAAACCCGCGTTTTACGGTCACTGCCCGCGCTCCCGAAGGCGAAGTTATGGCCCTGCGCTACAACGACCGACCGTGGGTTGGCGTGCAGTTCCATCCCGAGTCCGTGCTTACGCCGGACGGCCTGCGGCTGCTGGGCAACTTCCCGCAGAGCATCCTCGGCACAGGCGCGGAAACCTCCGATTTCTCCGGTATTCTGGAGCGTCTGGCCCGCAAGGAAGACCTCTCCGCCGAAATGGCGGCGGCGGGTTTTGCGGCCCTCATGGACGGCAAGATGACCCCGGCGCAGGCGGGCGGCTTTCTCATGGGGCTGCGCATGAAGGGCGAGAGCGCCCTTGAACTGGCCCACGCCACGCGCGCTGCACTGGCCCGCGCCGTGCGCGTGGACGGCATTTCGGGAACAACCATCGATGTGGTGGGCACCGGCGGCGACGGGCGTCATTCCTTCAACTGCTCCACGGCTTCATCTCTGACACTGGCAGGCATGGGCTACAGGGTGGTCAAGCACGGCAACCGGGCGGTTTCGTCCAAGTGCGGCAGCGCGGATGCTCTGGAAGCACTTGGCATCACGCTGGAAAAAGACCCCGCCTCTGTGGCCGAGATGGTCAAAAAGCGCAATTTTGCCTTTATCTTTGCCCCATACTTCCATCCCTCCTTTGCCAATATCGGCCCTGTGCGCAAAGAGATGGGAGTGCGCACCCTGTTCAACATTCTTGGCCCCATGATCAACCCGGCGCGGCCCAGCCACCTGCTCATGGGCGTGGCGCGGCCCGAGCTGGTGGAGCTGGTGGCCGAAACTCTCATGCAGTCGCCCCTGCACCGCGCTGCCGTCGTTTGCGGCTCTGGCAACTATGACGAGGTAACGCCCATCGGCCCCACCAAGATGGCTTTGCTGCACAATGGCAAGGTGACGCCCATGATGCTCGACCCGCAGGAATTCGGCATAGCCTCCTGCGCCGTGGAAGACCTGGCCGTGAGCGGCAAGGAAGAAGCCGTGGCCGTGCTTAAGGATATTCTCAACGGGCATGGGCCGCGCGCCATGATGGACATGGTGGTGCTCAACGTGGGGCTTGCCATCTATCTGCTGGAAGAAAAGATGGATATGGCCCTGTGCATGGCCCGCGCCCGCGAGGCCGTGAGCGCCGGTGTGGGCAGGAAGGTGCTCAATGCTGCTTGA
- a CDS encoding anthranilate synthase component I family protein, with product MKENGDAQHMLTLQQTARWLPADMDTPISLFMGMVGAGNGILLESAEVDGRWGRYSILACDAALFISCRDGKLALDIRNDSLAPLARFEGKPFVDGLRALMAALTIDGPANITNLPPITRALYGYLGFGMAGLFNPKLAPVMPQSEADCLLMLPSTVLVFDHLYNRLCQVSLGEHRALQSSRESLEARATGQAGGVRINPDNVCAEPGEEGYKDYVRRIKEMLRQGEAIQVVPSVRFSTPFEGNPFELYRRMRRFNASPYMFYMRFPELTLFGSSPEVMVRCTAGHLQLSPIAGTRKRGADDLEDAALAAELRDDPKERAEHVMLVDLGRNDLGRVAQPGSVNLERYMEVERYSHVMHLTSRVSARLEEGLDALDVLAATFPAGTVSGAPKVRAMEIIREVEGRARGPYAGCIGWLGLDKDSVNLDTGITIRSMWMRDGKLFWQAGGGIVHDSDPDLEWKEVCNKSAIMRLALRAEDEEYVSAHR from the coding sequence ATGAAAGAGAACGGTGATGCGCAGCATATGCTGACGCTGCAACAAACCGCCCGCTGGTTGCCAGCGGATATGGACACGCCCATCAGCCTGTTCATGGGCATGGTCGGGGCCGGTAACGGCATCTTGCTTGAAAGCGCCGAGGTGGATGGTCGCTGGGGGCGTTACAGCATTCTGGCCTGCGATGCGGCTTTGTTCATCTCCTGCCGCGATGGCAAGCTTGCGCTGGACATCCGCAACGACAGCCTCGCGCCCCTGGCACGCTTTGAGGGCAAACCCTTTGTGGACGGCCTGCGGGCGCTCATGGCCGCACTGACCATAGATGGCCCGGCCAACATCACAAACCTGCCGCCCATTACCCGCGCTCTTTACGGGTATCTTGGCTTTGGCATGGCGGGTCTGTTCAACCCCAAGCTGGCCCCGGTCATGCCGCAGAGCGAGGCCGACTGCCTGCTCATGCTGCCGTCAACCGTGCTGGTGTTCGACCATCTGTATAACCGGCTCTGCCAGGTGAGCCTGGGTGAACACCGCGCGCTGCAAAGCTCGCGTGAATCGCTGGAAGCCCGCGCCACGGGGCAGGCCGGTGGGGTGCGCATCAATCCCGACAATGTCTGCGCTGAACCCGGCGAGGAAGGCTACAAGGATTACGTGCGCCGCATCAAGGAGATGCTGCGCCAGGGCGAGGCCATTCAGGTTGTGCCTTCCGTGCGGTTTTCCACGCCTTTTGAGGGCAATCCCTTTGAACTGTACCGCCGCATGCGCCGGTTCAACGCTTCGCCCTACATGTTCTACATGCGCTTTCCCGAGCTGACGCTTTTCGGCTCTTCGCCCGAGGTCATGGTGCGTTGCACGGCGGGGCATTTGCAGCTTTCGCCCATCGCAGGCACGCGCAAACGCGGTGCGGACGACCTTGAAGACGCCGCCCTTGCCGCCGAATTGCGCGACGACCCCAAGGAACGCGCCGAGCATGTCATGCTGGTAGATCTTGGCCGCAACGATCTTGGCCGCGTGGCCCAGCCCGGGTCGGTCAATCTGGAACGCTACATGGAAGTTGAGCGCTACTCCCACGTCATGCACCTCACCAGCCGGGTCAGCGCCCGGCTTGAGGAAGGGCTGGACGCGCTGGACGTGCTGGCGGCCACCTTCCCGGCGGGTACGGTTTCGGGCGCGCCCAAGGTGCGGGCCATGGAAATCATCCGCGAGGTGGAAGGCCGCGCGCGTGGCCCCTACGCGGGCTGCATCGGCTGGCTTGGTCTGGACAAGGACAGCGTGAACCTTGATACAGGCATCACCATCCGCAGCATGTGGATGCGTGACGGCAAGCTCTTCTGGCAGGCGGGCGGAGGCATCGTGCATGACTCCGATCCCGATCTGGAATGGAAGGAAGTGTGCAACAAATCAGCCATCATGCGCCTGGCCCTGCGTGCGGAGGACGAAGAATATGTTTCTGCTCATCGATAA